In Mucilaginibacter boryungensis, a single window of DNA contains:
- a CDS encoding iron-containing alcohol dehydrogenase family protein — MSIYKLSPNVIISKLKDLVNYIDTDVKHILVLSSPTVHAHPCVLHFIENVSETYKTTVFNKIKPDAPIDDLQYLIDTVAKPDLIIAIGGGSVIDSAKALSIGWQGKTIIDFFYSRQELPTTNIPVYAVPTTAGTGAELSYGAIIYDKNAGVKGGIRGELLQPNKVLLDIDLYAFAPAKLIAEVGFDCLTHAIETYVSTASSPIVEYQSVASINVVFTNLKKAVSKNQIALQKMAIAATMMGANLALSTTCLPHRIQYALGPFTNTTHAQGLIVLYKGWLKEVSTTDKFAMLANDLGLTVDKLIAKIQLLKQDLQIDYNLMWLGANQADIAQIAAKVTGNLNTDPCYKSIDTILNILKNSI; from the coding sequence ATGAGTATATATAAGTTATCGCCTAATGTTATCATTAGTAAATTAAAAGATTTAGTTAATTATATAGATACGGATGTTAAACACATATTGGTATTAAGCAGTCCAACTGTACATGCCCATCCTTGTGTTCTCCATTTCATAGAGAATGTATCGGAAACGTATAAAACAACTGTTTTTAATAAAATTAAACCAGATGCCCCAATTGATGATTTGCAATACTTGATTGATACAGTGGCAAAACCTGATTTAATCATCGCCATAGGCGGAGGCTCAGTGATTGATTCGGCTAAAGCTTTATCTATTGGTTGGCAAGGTAAAACTATTATTGACTTTTTTTACAGTAGACAAGAATTGCCTACTACAAACATACCAGTTTATGCCGTTCCTACCACTGCGGGTACAGGTGCAGAACTATCCTATGGAGCAATTATTTATGATAAAAATGCAGGTGTAAAAGGCGGGATACGGGGGGAATTGCTGCAACCTAATAAAGTATTGTTGGATATAGATCTTTATGCGTTTGCCCCAGCTAAGTTGATTGCGGAGGTTGGATTTGATTGTTTAACACATGCTATCGAAACCTATGTATCTACTGCCTCATCCCCAATTGTTGAATACCAATCTGTTGCTTCTATTAATGTTGTTTTTACTAATTTAAAAAAAGCTGTAAGCAAAAATCAAATAGCTTTGCAAAAAATGGCTATAGCAGCAACAATGATGGGAGCTAACCTAGCCTTAAGTACAACATGCTTACCTCATCGAATACAATATGCGTTAGGACCATTTACTAATACAACGCATGCACAGGGTCTTATTGTATTATACAAGGGATGGCTTAAGGAGGTATCTACTACCGACAAATTTGCTATGTTAGCTAACGACTTGGGTTTAACTGTCGATAAGTTAATCGCCAAAATACAATTGCTAAAACAGGATTTACAAATAGATTACAATTTAATGTGGTTAGGTGCTAATCAAGCAGATATAGCACAGATTGCTGCTAAAGTGACTGGTAATCTAAATACTGATCCGTGCTACAAATCAATAGATACAATTTTAAATATACTAAAAAACTCAATATGA
- a CDS encoding xylulokinase, protein MNLVINLGLKSIRGIVFDNSGDQVYAKSYPVHTYLFLERVEQDATEWLLLLDKILSDMAQNTDLSHKILRVTVATSSSCILGVDEAFYPITKVLMVSDKRALPQVDIIQQYLSVKNIKKDMICPVSSLIPKAMWFKDNYPEIFVRVAYWLGAAELLNYYFTKQIFTDTLNASKALSIDGVYQKEVVHAMGIRIDTLPTILNIGSILPVDGDIITKYKFNKDCQFVLTTYDAICAVIGSGNGEPTNACDVSGTVTSVRLIRDTPLNSSNKVLLAQSFDFLNKYIIGSSNNLGGGLIEWCKQAFFENDGNDVYFQMENQAQLSSIGSGGIVFLPYLLGERSPFIAPNASATFFGINRSTTIKDFTRAVFESTAYVTRDLIELIENDVVPVETISVSGGLARFDTINQIKADVCNKPVHVVDNFESTSIGAFILMGIASGIYSSLQDAIKQVVKIRKTIYPSEKRNKIYNQYFDLYRQLNTQLLPLYDRHKVILRSKIVHENEIVRNL, encoded by the coding sequence CAGGTATATGCAAAATCTTACCCGGTACACACTTATCTTTTTTTGGAAAGAGTTGAACAGGACGCAACAGAATGGCTTCTGCTGCTTGATAAGATACTGAGCGATATGGCTCAAAATACAGATTTGAGCCATAAGATTTTGCGAGTAACAGTTGCAACAAGTTCATCATGTATTTTAGGCGTTGATGAAGCATTTTATCCCATAACCAAAGTATTAATGGTTTCTGATAAACGTGCTTTGCCACAAGTGGATATAATACAGCAGTATCTCTCTGTAAAAAACATAAAAAAAGATATGATCTGTCCTGTATCGTCGCTAATACCTAAAGCAATGTGGTTTAAGGATAACTATCCGGAAATTTTTGTCAGGGTAGCTTATTGGTTAGGTGCAGCAGAGTTATTGAACTATTATTTTACTAAGCAGATATTTACAGATACCCTTAATGCCAGTAAAGCCTTGAGCATAGATGGTGTATATCAGAAAGAAGTTGTACATGCAATGGGCATCAGAATTGATACGCTACCTACAATCTTAAACATTGGAAGTATACTGCCTGTGGATGGGGATATTATTACCAAATATAAATTCAATAAGGATTGTCAATTTGTTTTAACCACTTACGATGCGATTTGTGCGGTAATAGGGTCGGGTAATGGTGAGCCAACTAATGCGTGCGATGTTTCTGGTACAGTAACTTCTGTACGTTTAATAAGAGATACACCGCTCAATTCAAGTAATAAGGTATTACTTGCACAATCGTTTGATTTTTTAAATAAATATATAATAGGATCATCTAATAATCTAGGTGGCGGTTTAATAGAATGGTGTAAGCAAGCCTTTTTTGAAAACGATGGTAACGACGTGTATTTTCAAATGGAAAATCAAGCCCAACTTTCATCGATTGGAAGTGGGGGGATAGTATTTTTACCTTATCTCTTGGGTGAACGGTCACCTTTTATAGCCCCTAATGCATCCGCCACTTTCTTTGGTATAAACCGAAGCACAACCATAAAAGATTTTACCCGGGCAGTATTTGAATCTACAGCATATGTAACAAGAGATCTGATAGAATTAATAGAAAATGATGTAGTACCCGTTGAAACGATTTCTGTTAGCGGTGGATTGGCCAGATTTGACACTATAAATCAAATAAAAGCAGATGTTTGTAATAAACCTGTTCATGTTGTTGATAACTTTGAAAGTACGTCTATCGGCGCTTTTATTTTAATGGGCATTGCCTCAGGAATATATAGTTCTTTACAAGATGCAATTAAGCAAGTTGTAAAAATAAGGAAAACAATATACCCGTCAGAAAAAAGAAATAAAATATATAACCAATACTTTGACCTGTATAGACAGTTAAACACCCAGTTATTACCGTTATACGATAGGCATAAAGTCATACTGCGCAGTAAAATTGTACATGAAAACGAAATCGTAAGAAACTTATGA